Genomic DNA from Myxococcales bacterium:
TGGCGCAGCTGCACGCGCCGTCGCCCGCGGGCTTTCCCGATCTGTCGCGCGCGGTGGGCCTGGTCGCCTCTGGGTTATTTAAGAAGGTCGTGCTCGCGGGCTGGCTTTCGACCCACGTGGTCGAAGATATCTTCAATGCGCCCGAGGGCTTTAGCAGCGCCGAGCTATTTGTCGGCGCCTGGGCGTACACGATTGAGATTTGGGCCGATTTCTCCGGCTACACCGACATTGCGATGGGCGTCGCTCTGCTCCTCGGCTTCTATCTCCCCAACAACTTCGACCAACCGTATCGCGCGACCAATATCAGCGAATTTTGGCGGCGTTGGCACATGACGTTTAGCAACTGGCTGCGCGACTACGTCTTTTTGCCCCTGGGCGGCAGCCGGCGCGGTTATGTGCGGACCTACGTGAATTTGGCGGTGGTCATGCTCGTCACAGGGATATGGCACGGCGCCGGCTGGAAGTTCATCGTGTGGGGCGGGCTGCACGCGGTGGCCATCATTGCCTACAAGATGGTGCAGGACTGGCGCGCCGCTCACGGCCACGCCAAAGGCACGCTGGCGTTTTCCTGGCGCTACACCGCGCTGTGCTGGTTTGCGACCATGAACTACGTGGTGCTGGCGCGCATTTTCTTTCGCTCAACCGACGTCGAGGTGGCGTTGCTGTACTTCCGCAATTTGCTCGATTTCTCGTGGCAGGGCCAGGGCCTCGAGTGGTTGGTGCTGCCTTTAATAGCGATTGGCCTGCTGCTCAATTTCTACGGCCAACACCTCAGGCGCGGCTTTGAGCGCTTACACGACGCGACGCCGCCGCTGGCGCGGCCGCTTTTATGGACACTTATTGCGATCCTCGTTATTCTGCTTGCGCCGGCAGATATCTCGCCGGCAATCTACTTTGGCTTCTAAGATGGATGGTGTGTAAATGGCCGCCAAGCTGCCCGTTGTTGACAAATACAAGCCCGTCGTGACGGTGCCGCAAACCATCTCGCCGGTAGGCCCAACCGTGCTCGGCGCGGTGTTCCTCGCCATTGCGGTTGCGCTGTTTTCGCCGCAGACCTTTGTCGAGAAAGCGACGTTTCCTGAATCACCGGCGCGTTGGGCGACGCTGAGTGCGCCGATCGTCGAAGCTGGCGCTAAGGCGACCGGGCTCGGCGCGTTGCGCGTCTACCTCGATGATGCGTTAGCGCCGCTCGACCGAGTTGGAACGATTTTTGGTGCCGCCGCTGCGCCTGTGCCGAGTCCACTCGATGCCGCCGCGCTTGCCGACGCCAACGTGCCCAGCGATGGCCCCGTCGCCGCGCCCGCACTCGCACTTACCGCGGGCCAGCCGCCAGGCGCGAGCTGGACCAAGCTTGGCCACGCTACTAAGACCGTGCGCGTGCTCATCGTCGGCGCGTCGAGCATTCAGCATGCGGTTGGCACCGAGCTTGAGCGCGAGCTGGTAGCTCGTTACGCCAACGTCGTCGTCAAGCGCCGCGGCAAGGCGGCAACGGGCTTGTCGCGGCCAGACGTCTTTGATTGGCCCGCCGAGACGGCGCGCCTCATGCGCGAATTTAAGCCCGACGTAGTGATTGGCCAGTTTGGCGGCAATGACGCGCAGAATATTGTCGATGCCAACGGCAAGCCGCAGACGGTCGGCACCGACGCGTGGAAGGCCGAGTACACGCGGCGTCCGCTCTGGCTGGTCGGCGTGGTGAAAAAGGGCGGCGCCACCTTTTATCTGCTCGGGCTGCCGGCGATGAAGAGCGACAAGTTCAACCGCACCCAGCGCATGCTCGACGAGGTGAGCGAGGCGGCGATGAAAACCAGCGGCGCGCATTTTGTGCCGACCTACGACTTGTCGGTCGACGCCAGCGGCAAGTACCGCGTGTCGGTGAAATACAACGGCGAGTCCGGGCTGATGCGCATGAGCGATGGCATCCACTTTACGCGGCTGGGCGGCCAGTACGTCGCGCATCACCTCGCGACGCGACTCGAGGGCATGCTTGGCCTGATTCCAAAACCCGCGGCGAGTGGTGTCAAGCCGGCGCAGGCGCTGCAATATGTCGTGCCGTCAGCGGCGCGTGGCAACACGCCGTTGCTCGCGTTTGTGCCGGTCGACGTCCCAGCCGAGGGGCTGCCGGTTTGGTATTTGCTGCACGGCGCCGATGCGAGCTACCAGGCGTGGTCGGACAACGCGCATGAAGAGTTGCAACGGCTCGCGGCTGAGCACCAGATGATCATTGTGGCGCCCGATGGCGAGCGCTTTGGCTGGTGGCTCGACGCGACGCAGGTGCCAACGCATCGCCTGCAAACCTGGTTTTTAAGCGATCTGGTGCCGTGGGTTGATACGCATTTGCCGACCACCAAGCGGCGCGCCATCTCGGGTTATTCCATGGGCGGGCACGGCGCATTTACGCTGGCGTTTGCGGCGCCGGAGCGTTTTGTCGCGGTGACGTCGCTGTCGGGCGCGGTGGATTTGCCGCACGCCAAGAGCCGCGAGGCCTTGCAGAAGTTGCTTGGGCCGTATGAAACCAATACCGAGGCCTGGCACGCTCGCTCGACCTTGCATTTGGTGAAGGCCAAGCCGCAGGACTTGCGCCAACTCGCGGTGCTGTTTGGCTGCGGCGAGGGCGATTTGTGGTTCGCCCCCAATCAGGCGCTGCACGCCGCGCTGACCGCCGCGGGCGTAACGCATACGTGGACGCCAACGCCCGGTGGCCACACCTGGGACGTCTGGACTGCCGCCTTGCCAGCACACGCCGCCTTTGTCGCGCAGGCACTGCGCAACGACAAGCCGGCGCCGATCGCCGCGAACTAGCCCGCACTTCGATCATTTCGATCGGGCAGCCTACCGGCAGGTGGCGCACGTTTCTTCAGCGCGCCAACTTACCGGCAGGTGGGCGTACGTTTCTTCAGCGCGCAAACTTACCGGCAGGTGGGCGCACGTTTCTTCCGCGAGCATAAATTGCAGGGCGATGGTACTGGCACCGAGCGTGGTGGATACCACAGCCGTCTCGCCGTGCTCCGGAGGGTCGCTATCTGCGAGCAGGAAGACACGTGCGCCCACCTGCCGTCCCCACACCTATCTGCGAGCAGGAAGACACGTGCGCCCACCTGCCGGTACGCCCACACTATCTGCGAGCAGGAAGTTACGCGCCGCCCTGGGAACTCGCGCGCAGCGTTTTGGGCAAATCCAAGATCGATTGATTCGGCGAGCCGACAAGCATGGCTTGGCTGACGTCCGCGAGGCCCCAGTCTTCGACGCGGCCGACCGTGACGGCAAACGCGCCGCCGTCGATGCGCCCAACCACGCCAAAGCCGCTGCGCATCGGCACGCGCGCCGTTTCAAGCGCGCTCTCGGGCAGCGTGCTGACGTCGATCTCGATGAGGCCGCGCTCGCAGGTGAGCACGAGGCGATAGTTTTGCACCCGGCGCTCGAGCAACAAGATGTTGCCGTACTCGCTGGTGAAGCAGCGCTGCCAGCCGTCGAATTGCGAGCCGTCTTGGGCAAAGGCGCGAAATTCACGATAGTAGAGGTGCGGCTCGCCCATGCGCCGCGCGATGACGCCTGTGGTGGAGACAACGCAGTCGACAAAGCCCGCGGCGTGGAAATCATGCGTCGGCGAACGCTGGTCAATCGTCCACCACGCGCCAGGCTGATGCGGTGTGCAGCCGAGGAACACGTTCTTAGAGCTCGAGCCTTTGAGCCATTCGGAGATCGCGCACGCCACCTCGGATGCGCTGCCGGTGTCAGAAAGCCGGCGGTCACCCGTAAACAGCACCGAATCGCCTGGCAGGCGGTGCACGGCGTCGAAGTGAAAAAGCGTCCCTCCAGCGGACACTCAAGTCCGAGCTTGTCGCCGACTTTTAGATCGGCAACGAGGTCGAGGTTCTCGGGAATCACGATGTGCGTCTCGCCCCGTGGATCGAGGGCGACAAAGCAGAGGCCGCGCGGGGTCAGACCCTTGCGCCGCAGCTCGCGAAGGCCCAGCGCGACCGCGGCGGGGTCGCGGTACCTATAAACGATGCTCGCCATCGGGGTGCCATATCACGCGCTGGCGGCAGTGGAAGCGCCAGCGTGCCAAAATTGCGCAATCCCCACGGGTGCGCAGGCTAAGCGCGGATCATCGCCTGGACGTCGGCGAGTAGTTCCGGCGCGCAGACAATGCGAATCGCCGACAACGGCTGGCCCAGCGGCATGTCCTCGAGCAGCCGGCCTAGGGTGACGGTGCCGTGGCGCGGATGACCAATGACATGAAGTTCATCGACCCCGCCGCGGTAGCCAACTTGGATGGCGTCGTCGACCTCAAGATAGTAGTTGCCGTGCGGACCGAGCTTGGCGACCGCGAGTTCGCGCAGGCGCGGCGCGATCGCGGAAGCGGTTTCCGCGTCGTCGCCAAGGTCGATGGTCTTAAATAGGCGGCGGTCGACGAGGCGCGCCGCGAGGTCGGCAATAACTGGGTCGGCGGCTGCGGGTGCGGCGGTGCGCCCAGCCCAGGTGTCGATCGCATTCACAATT
This window encodes:
- a CDS encoding MBOAT family protein, whose amino-acid sequence is MHFPTLEFALFFLLVLIAFWAVRTHRVARNALLLAASCAFYAGWKPALLLWILSTSTAAWLLGRVVTGSGSERVKRAAMIAGVGMFLGSLGWFKYYGFFRDNLEALAKAFGVSSGLPILEIAMPLGLSYVSFTGLAYLIDLRRGRGVSAGTLLDALVFFTFFPKVIIGPIIRSTDLMAQLHAPSPAGFPDLSRAVGLVASGLFKKVVLAGWLSTHVVEDIFNAPEGFSSAELFVGAWAYTIEIWADFSGYTDIAMGVALLLGFYLPNNFDQPYRATNISEFWRRWHMTFSNWLRDYVFLPLGGSRRGYVRTYVNLAVVMLVTGIWHGAGWKFIVWGGLHAVAIIAYKMVQDWRAAHGHAKGTLAFSWRYTALCWFATMNYVVLARIFFRSTDVEVALLYFRNLLDFSWQGQGLEWLVLPLIAIGLLLNFYGQHLRRGFERLHDATPPLARPLLWTLIAILVILLAPADISPAIYFGF
- a CDS encoding DUF459 domain-containing protein, which produces MAAKLPVVDKYKPVVTVPQTISPVGPTVLGAVFLAIAVALFSPQTFVEKATFPESPARWATLSAPIVEAGAKATGLGALRVYLDDALAPLDRVGTIFGAAAAPVPSPLDAAALADANVPSDGPVAAPALALTAGQPPGASWTKLGHATKTVRVLIVGASSIQHAVGTELERELVARYANVVVKRRGKAATGLSRPDVFDWPAETARLMREFKPDVVIGQFGGNDAQNIVDANGKPQTVGTDAWKAEYTRRPLWLVGVVKKGGATFYLLGLPAMKSDKFNRTQRMLDEVSEAAMKTSGAHFVPTYDLSVDASGKYRVSVKYNGESGLMRMSDGIHFTRLGGQYVAHHLATRLEGMLGLIPKPAASGVKPAQALQYVVPSAARGNTPLLAFVPVDVPAEGLPVWYLLHGADASYQAWSDNAHEELQRLAAEHQMIIVAPDGERFGWWLDATQVPTHRLQTWFLSDLVPWVDTHLPTTKRRAISGYSMGGHGAFTLAFAAPERFVAVTSLSGAVDLPHAKSREALQKLLGPYETNTEAWHARSTLHLVKAKPQDLRQLAVLFGCGEGDLWFAPNQALHAALTAAGVTHTWTPTPGGHTWDVWTAALPAHAAFVAQALRNDKPAPIAAN